aatttcaacaacaataacaaatattgatattggataaaataaatataacttatgaattaaaattgacGGTGACAATGATTATATTCTTGTTAAAGTTAATACGATGACAACAACAacgaatattaaaatttactaatgCTTTTAGTGTTTAAAACAGTTGTTATATGCAACTAATAGATAGTTAAGTGGATGCCAACCTAGTTGAGTTGTGCTGTTATTATAATGATGCAAATTACacatattttatcttatttgtaatttatagGTTTTTGttccataaaaataaatatttatctatcaaatattgttatttttaattaggcAATTTGTCTCATTTTTCCAATAAAGATttcctaaaatattttattcttaaggACAATTAAACTATAATGATGTAAATTACGcctatattttatattatttgcaaCTTGTAGCTtttcatttcataaaaataaatattttatcttatttatccttcaaatattgttatttttattaaaaacatatgtcaaacttttttcaataaagattTTCTAATATAGTTTTTGTTAGGATCAATCCCATTAGGCTAAAAGTTTAAGCCGATAGCCAAGGTGCAACTTTATTTCCTTATACCATGGAATCGCAGAGCCCTACACTAAGTGGCGGGTGGATATGAGGGGCTGCATACATTTGTAATTGTGCCAATGGGCCGGGCAGTTACGCCCTAGGAAACCTCACTGCCACCTCAATAAAATTACACAAAAAGATGTTACACCTACAACTGCGCAGAAGAATTGTTAGGGCCCCATAACCCCAACAATTTCTTCTTTAGGAGGATTCATATTTAaggaataaatatttttcttttggggaCTTAACTTATTCAAAAAGGAATATAACAACTTGTATGAAGAAATGAGTACTTCCCCTACAATAagtatttttctataaaaaataattattatatataaataggGATGACAAATTATGAGAATTGTTGGTAACATGTCCATGTTCTCTAAAATTCCATCCAAAATTAGACGGGCTAAGATTGGGCCAATCCTAGAGGTGTCTAGGTTGGCCTTGTGCTTCCGttatatgttaaaataaagttaaaagcaaaaaaaaaaaaaattaaagatgattATCCAATACATAATAAACTAAcagtttaatatataaaatactagTAACACAACATAATGAACTATAAATAATGcttacaaaattacaaaatatataaattgtaaattaactAGACTCATTCATAGGggcctttaaatttttttacccatgTCCATAGCCTCATAATGTGGGCCGAGCCTAGTGCCCAGGAGCCTAGGTAGGACCGGTTCAAACTTTTTTGTCCATCCTATATATAGGGAGGTTGAGTTTACTAATTTACATGGTATAAtagttagttttttttttctatgtaAGTAAATTGTTTATAGTATaagataaaagataaatatattaaaagattgaGTGTTATTGGAGTTTTATGTGTTAGAAAATACtagaattattataataaattttcacacTGTAAATTATTCTCTCGTTGTTTATACTGGCCATGGTTTTTCTCTAATATAAGAGTTTACTATGTAAACTCTTCTACTATGTGACTGGCTTTTTTCTtgatctatattttttattttttatttgtttaatatttttacttgcGAGATCTTAGGTGGGATTAAAAATCCCTaacaagtttttatttaattgagtaaTAATTCagtttattctttaaaagttaaattattaataatgatttagATCATTCAATTAAAGTTAACTTAAATCACTTAATAATAGATTTATCAATATGAAATTTAGAAATCTAGAAGACActgaaaaatttcaaacttaactttttaaatttgaacttcaaatttttaactttgtattttattttctataacaAAACAAcacaagaaattaataaaaaagagcaTGTGAGCTGGCACGATGGGCTGTTAATGGGCTTATGCTCGGGCATGTCCATTACCCTGACGTGCCTAGGTATGGCCATGTTGTGCCTAAGCCTGGCACGAtgtatggcccaaaatgatTGACTTGATATGGTCAATTAATGGGCCGTGCCGTGGCCATCTATATTCtcatattatttgaaaacactgatggtgtgtttattttgtagATTAGTGAATCGGAATCCGAAtcattaacaatatttattttaaaatctgaattattaataatatttatttcataaaatagaGATATTAATCTAAATCAGAATTGTGGGGCCTATTCCAATTTGATAATGAggaatgggaaaaaaattccGGGTTGATAATTGGTCTGCCATGCCCAAGAATGACGATTTTGTCCCAttagaatttcaaaatttttaaaatgcccttctataaataaaaaataaaattgcagCAAAAAACTAAGCAAATCTCAGCAGCCAAACCATCGCTACCAAATCGAGCAGCAACAATTGCGATCCAGTAATATTGTCTTCGTCAATTGTGGAGCAGCAATTGGTCGCTAGTGTTGTCGTTGTTCAGCCCCATTTTGAGCAGCAGTAGCAACCAGTGATGATGAAGTAGCAGCAGCCGGTGTCAATGATTGATGTCggcgatgatgatgatgataataataataaagtgtaattaattaatctattaatgttaacattattattattattaatgattaaaaatattatgattaatataataataatgatgataaatttttttgtcattaattaatatattaatatattattaacaatacttaataataataataatttttgaataaataatcacaataattaaaataaaaaatattaatgatgataaagttaattaaaaggatttttagtaatttataataattgaattcATTCCAGTTctaatttcaatataaaataaaaatatttatagcaATCCATCTTATTTTGATTTCGATTACATCAGttcaaataaacaacttaattgtGATTAGCATTccttattctgatttttgtcaattttaatttttacactTTCAGTCtattcttattcttatttaataaactcaccaggaaaaaaaaaaattaaagacaagTTTCGCGTGTGTATGCGTTACTGAAACTTTTTAATAAGACGGGTGAAATGCGAAGATGGATTAGTTTAATGGTAGAGTTTTGAACTTTTGGTAATGGAATATGTGGTTCGGAGCTGGTTCGCACCGACTGTATTTTActacaatatatatttttattgcgCATTGGACTTTGTCTAATGTCCGTAGTCTCATACGCAAACTTCCATTTCAGTCCCCAACAAGTAGTGAAATGACAGAAAACCCTTCCGTTAAGTCTCCGTTCGGAAAAACTCCCGTTGAAAAATGGAAGTGATGCGAAATTCTCGATTCAATTGACAGTTGCAAAATGGCAATACagaaactgaaaaagaattaagcCCACACACACCAAACGCAACTCACTTTCATTCCTTATTAGATCTGAAAAGAAAACTCACTTAGATCTAATAAGAACGTAAAGTTTTTTTCTGCCTGGTTCTcgagaagaagaacaagaaagaaaaagaaaaatggacaGGTTCATAGACGACTTACCGCCTATGGATCTGATGCGGTCGGAGAAGATGATGTTTGTTCAGCTCATCATTCCTGTTGAGTCTGCTCAACGAGCCGTTTCGTATCTCGGCGAACTCGGTCTCTTGCAGTTTCGTGATGTAAGTGTTCTGTCGACTCAGATTCGATGTCGCTGTCTTGAATTGTGTTGAAATGAATCTATGCATTGTTTATCTGTTTGCTTGTTCTCGGTAGTATTTTAGTTTGTTTAGTTTGATGAGAAAATGGAGGAgagaaatggaaaattttggAGTGTGAAGTTTAATGATATTGTTTTTGGCTCAACGGCCTGCGTCAGTAAtgctaattatttaatttttgttatttgctCTTTCTGTCATTAGCCTTAAGTCAGATCCGGCTAGGTTGCGTTGATTAAGTTGAACTGAAGTAATGTATTTTTCGTGTTTGTTTGCTGTGAAAATGGAGAGAAATTAAGGACAGGACTGGAATTTACTTGTTAATTAAACATATGTTAGGTATATATGAGCGAAAGAATTTAGAATTTGAATGCCACATTTTCAATACTAATAGGTGAACTCTTGGTTTATGGTTTATTTAGTGttaggattttatttcatGGTTTGACTTAGTTTTTATCTGAATTCTGGTTTATATCAGACATGTTAGCTTTGCCAGTTATGGTTAAGATATGAGAGGTGTAGGTTTCAAGTGAAGGAACAGGATTTCGTCGTtgcatttaattatgtaagtTAATGATCATTTCCAATTTGGGTAGATCGATCcataaatttgattgttaagTATGGTTCCAGAATCCAGATGCATGCTTTACTAAATATGGCTGAAAGTCCATACTTTTGTAAGCAATAAGACTGCAATTTCTCTAGAATGGGCAAATGTAGGGTTGCTTTGAGTATTCTGTattaatcaaaacaaaatttcactCTCTTCTTGAGCCAATATATTAGGCACTGTGATACGTAGATATCTTTCAATTGGTAAACTGCAATTTAATCGCATTTAGACTTACTGCGCCTTATACGTATCAGTGGAAAGTGTGAATCTATTTGGGTCGGTTTGCTTATTGGACCCTGTTTTCGGGAACttggagttttgaatttgagGCTTGAAACAGAAAAGAGATCGATAGCTTGGAAGACAGCATTTTTAAGTTTCTTATGGACTGTTTGAAAGGAATAAATTATGCATGGTTTTGACGGGATTAAATCTTCTTTACACAAGTTTTAGTCTGACTCTATGAgtgtttttctttatcttatcCTTTTTCCTCCCTTCTTTTCTGGGTTTCATATATCTGAAGGAAGTTCTTTTCGGGTACCTGACTCATGTTCTCTTTCTGATTTCAGATTGTATCTCCTAGCAGGTTCATTTGTATACCTCATCTGAGCCTGATCTTTCTgctttccttttgttttttaaaaaaattatttggttaCTTTTAATTGTTGGCAAATTGTGGATTTTCATTTTCGTCTTAACTTGAAACTAGTATGTTAAACTGAGTTTTGTGCTCTTGTAGTTTTGAATCAGATacattatgatttttttccccttttgcAGTTAAATTCTGACAAAAGCCCCTTTCAGCGAACATTTGTTAATCAGGTATGTATTGAACTCTATTAGAGCTATTGTTgctatcaaaattttttatgttgtcgTACTATAAGATGTTAGTTGGTATTGTATTAGCCATTTGTTCTTAAATCTTTGTATATGCAGTTTTTGATGTTTCCCGTCTCTCAGTGATTATATTTGTTTCAGTGTATGTATGCCTTTAGTTAATGTAAACTAGCGCATGTTGTAACGTGCAgtcatcataattttttataatctgTGCTCTATTGTTCGTAATTGCCAAAAGATAGGATAAACATTTAGCgtgaatgttttgaaaatgctGCAGAATCAGAACcacttgtaaatttttttgtatttaaaacaGTTTGCCTTTGGACAAGAATATTCGATCACCATTTACTATTGCAAATCTTTGTTGTTAATTTGATATGTTGTACTTGAAAATTGTATTGCCTTGTATTATGGTGTTTGAAGTCTTATGACTCTTGACAGGTAAAGCGATGCGGAGAGATGTCAAGAAAGTTACGATTTTTcaaagaacaaataaataaagccgGTCTTCAGTCTTCTGTGCATCCTGTTTCAGGACCTGATCTTGACTTGGAGGAATTGGAGGTTCATATATATAACATCCCTCATGTTGTTGATACGTTTTAGGTTTTGGTCATGTTTATTACTCCATCAATCATTTGAAGTTGTAACTTTTTGTTTAGAGGAGGCATCTACCGATACCACTTCATCTTGGTTATGAAATCTTACAGTGTTTTCTTTCCCCAATTTCAGATTCAACTTGCTGAACATGAGCATGAGCTAATTGAAACAAACTCGAACAGTGAGAAGCTTCGACAAACATATAATGAGCTCCTAGAGTTCAAAATGGTCCTGCAAAAGGTATTCATTTAGGCTGCTTATTTGAGTTAgggtaatatattatgaataatTGTCATTTACTTTTGTGGTTAAATTGGCATCCTAGGTATGCACACATGTTTatctttcttatctttgttCGTCTCAAACTACCCTCACCGCATGTACTGTCGCTACTATCACAATGAAGCTTATCTGATTTAACCTGAAGAGAATGGTTTCACTATTAGTACCACTAAGCTATTGGGTTGGTTGACTATCTGTTGCTTCTAGTATTGATTACAAACGCTGAACCAGAAAACAAAGTACTTTTGTGGGGTTAGCTGCTGAAATATATTGTTTCCTTTCAAATTAGCACAGACAGGTGATGTGTTTGAATGCTTTCTTTTGTGAAATGGTTTCTTTTGTGATCAGATGGATTTTAGGAAGAAGCTCTAGCATCTACTTCTGCATTGCTGTTGCCAAAAGTTGTTTGACAGTTCACAAATACATAAGTGATCAACTTATGGTCTTTTACCTGTTTGGCTGATGAAGGAATTCTCATTCTTGGTCATGATATatccttaattaaatttctgtaaAGTCCAGTTCAAATGTCTCTAACAAAGCTAAcctattttaaaatgataaaattataacttgGCTCTAAACTTTTGACAATTGATACTTTTCTATGCCCTTTCTATCTTATGGGGCAATTTCAGGCTGGTGGCTTTCTTGTATCAAGTAATGGTCATGCAGTTGCTGAGGAAACAGAGTTAAGTGAGAATGTGTACTCAATGAATGACTATGCCGATACAGCATCATTACTTGAACAGGTATCTTCTGATTTTTCAACGTTGCCtttgaattcttttcttttcagacaTTTATCAgatggttttatttattatatattattcattatgCAGGATATTAGGGCTGGGCCATCAAATCAGTCTGGTCTGAGATTTATCAGTGGGATTATTTGCAAATCCAAAGTTCTTAGATTTGAGAGAATGTTGTTTCGTGCTACAAGAGGCAATATGCTTTTCAATCAGGCACCAGCTGATGAAGAGATTATGGATCCTGTAACAGCTGAAATGGTTTAAGTCTCTCTTATTAATATTAACTGCATATTAATTTTAGCATATTTTTTCACCTTGTATTGCACTTGCCCCACCTTTTGTGATCAGAAGATTTATTTAGTCATTTACaataaagattaattaattatctgcTAATTGACTTCTGGTATTCACGTTGCAGGTCGAGAAAACTATATTTGTAGTATTTTTCTCAGGGGAGCAGGCAAGaacaaagattttgaaaatctgtGAAGCGTTTGGGGCAAATTGCTATCCTGTTTCTGAAGATTTAACTAAACAGAGGCAAATTATTAGAGAAGTAAGCGTGTTCTTAGCAAAGCTGGCAGATTCCATTTCATGCAtggaagaaatattttctgcTCAAATTGATctctattttcatttcattgttCCGTAAATGGTTTTTTTGTACAGGATTATTTGGAATTCCTTTCagaatttaactaattttaatctaattttgCTTACATTCATAGTCATACACTGCAACCTTATATGTTAAAAGAAAACGAAAGAGGTGCACTGAAtatttgttcatttatttatttatttattttgttgacacAAGCTTTTATTTGCAGGTTCTGTCACGTCTTTCTGAATTGGAAGCCACATTGGATGCTGGCATTCGCCACAGAAACAAGGCACTTACTTCCATTGGATTTCATCtaacaaaatggatgaataTGGTGAGATGCAGCTCtatcttttttcctttgtttgGCTTCAGTTGAGCTGTCAACACATTTGATGTTTGCATGACAATAGTTTATGGTGTTTTGAAACAGTGATAACAAAATCCTATTGACTACTTTTTTCCCCCACCAGGTAAGAAGAGAGAAGGCTGTATATGATACATTGAATATGCTGAATTTCGATGTGACTAAGAAATGTCTTGTTGGAGAGGGCTGGTGTCCTATTTTTGCAAAAGCTCAGGTAATTTAGCGTGCCtcttccattttaattttgtatagaTTTACACACGCTAGTTGGTTCTCTGTTGTTTTGCATATTTTCTGAAGAGAGATGAATTAGAATTTGGTTTATGATTTAACAGATTCAGGAGGTTCTCCAACGTGCAACATTTGATAGCAACTCGCAAGTTGGTACAATATTTCACGTAATGGACTCTATGGAATCGCCTCCTACGTATTTTAGAACAAACCGTTTCACAAATGCTTTTCAAGAAATTGTTGATGCATATGGGTTAGTTACCATGCTGCTATTACTTTTTCCCCGGTTTTTATATGGAAAAAGATTTGTTTTCAACTGGACCACCATGTGACTTGTAAAATGAATGAATGTGAGTTTGAATAATGAGTTTTGTGTACGATATTTTTCTCTGACACTGTTATTTCCtggtataatttttatcaaatgcTCTTTGCTGGTATGTGATTTCGGGTGTATGAGATGTCTTGTCTACATGATGAccagcaaactcaaggataaTGCATTTTCTTGTTCGTTGTTTATCAGTTTCTGTGGAGAACTTATTGTTTGAAATCGGGTTCTCTGTGTCTCCAAACTAAAAGAACTGATTCAATGGATAATATAATTCAGTTGCTGGTGGTGATAGCTGACTGCTTGATGTCAGTTTAGACTGAATTGGTTAACCAAATTGATGAAGCCTGACTCCATCTTCACTCTCATACTTGGtgttaccaattttttttttttaacatgatcGGAGACAAAATAAGTATATCGAGTTTAAGGAATGTACATAGAAGAGGGACAAGAAGTCCacaaagaaaatgtcaaaaagtcCCTAATTCCAAAAATCTTACAAATCCTATAGGATCAGAAATTCTATCTAATGATATTACACTGTAGCTAAATTTTGGTAAActgaatcaattaaaataattgtattgaTTTATTGAGCTGATGAGTTCTGCacttcttatttatttatttatgtcatCTAATGTAACAGATCAGATGAATAATGTAACACTTTTATTTGGCAGTGTTGCTAGATATCAAGAGGCAAATCCTGCAGTTTACGCTGTTATTAcatttccatttctttttgCGGTGATGTTTGGGGATTGGGGTCATGGAATATGCTTGTTATTGGGAGCATTAGTCCTAATAGCACGGGAAAGGAAGCTCGGTAATCAGGTATTTGCTGCCAAATTCTTGCACTAGAAGTTTGAAAGAATGTGTCAAGTATATTTGGCTTGTAATATGAGTTATGGTTCTCAGTTGGGGAAAACCTGCTTCAAAGTATTTATTCACTCATGTTACAAGCCAGTTAATGCATCAGTGTTTAAGATTAATTGTTAtcatttgttttgattttgctgttgcttttatattttggaaTAATTTATCATCACAATGTTGTGATTGTTACTTATATGATAGTTGATAGTGATTTGCATAGTTATGTTGCATATATTTCACTCTGACATGAAATACTTGCATATCAATAAGTTGATTTTGGGTAGTTTGTACATAGAAACTTGGAAGCTTTATGGAGATGCTATTTGGTGGGCGCTACGTACTACTTTTGATGTCACTTTTCTCAATTTACTGTGGGCTGATTTACAATGAATTTTTCTCCGTTCCTTATCACATATTTGGTGGGTCTGCTTATAGATGCCGGGACACTACTTGTAGGTATGTGCTATTGGACCTTCTAATTTTAAGTAGAATTCTCATATGCTAGTTCACAACATGCTTAATCTTTACATACTTTACCTGAAGCTTTTATTTGTTGATATGTTGTCTAGGACTCTGATTAGCCTAAAATGATCAATTTACTTTTTTGGGGCAGCTGTAGCATTTGTTTaggattatttttcttgggtTTTGTGCTCAGGATTTTTGGCATAAAATTGCTCCCCTAGGATGGATTGATGTTAATATGTTATTTGATATATCAGAAGGACAAAAAGGACCTAAGGGTTGTACTGTTGTCATCTTCTTTCTGGGCTTGAGAGATGATTTTTGCTTAACTAGTATTTGATTGAACAACAGGGAACTATGGTTGTACAGCACTTTTATATGGATTATTCTAGAGTTAATTTGTTATAGATTAAGAAACTACATTAGTCATATACCCTGCAATATAATTTAAACCTTGTAG
This window of the Citrus sinensis cultivar Valencia sweet orange chromosome 8, DVS_A1.0, whole genome shotgun sequence genome carries:
- the LOC102628578 gene encoding V-type proton ATPase subunit a1, giving the protein MDRFIDDLPPMDLMRSEKMMFVQLIIPVESAQRAVSYLGELGLLQFRDLNSDKSPFQRTFVNQVKRCGEMSRKLRFFKEQINKAGLQSSVHPVSGPDLDLEELEIQLAEHEHELIETNSNSEKLRQTYNELLEFKMVLQKAGGFLVSSNGHAVAEETELSENVYSMNDYADTASLLEQDIRAGPSNQSGLRFISGIICKSKVLRFERMLFRATRGNMLFNQAPADEEIMDPVTAEMVEKTIFVVFFSGEQARTKILKICEAFGANCYPVSEDLTKQRQIIREVLSRLSELEATLDAGIRHRNKALTSIGFHLTKWMNMVRREKAVYDTLNMLNFDVTKKCLVGEGWCPIFAKAQIQEVLQRATFDSNSQVGTIFHVMDSMESPPTYFRTNRFTNAFQEIVDAYGVARYQEANPAVYAVITFPFLFAVMFGDWGHGICLLLGALVLIARERKLGNQKLGSFMEMLFGGRYVLLLMSLFSIYCGLIYNEFFSVPYHIFGGSAYRCRDTTCSDAYTAGLVKYREPYPFGVDPSWRGSRSELPFLNSLKMKMSILLGVTQMNLGIILSYFDARFFGSSLDIRYQFVPQLIFLNSLFGYLSLLIIIKWCTGSQADLYHVMIYMFLSPTDDLGENELFWGQRPLQILLLLLATVAVPWMLFPKPFILRKLHTERFQGRTYGILGTSEMDLEVEPDSARQHHEDFNFSEIFVHQMIHSIEFVLGAVSNTASYLRLWALSLAHSELSTVFYEKVLLLAWGYDNLVIRLVGLAVFAFATAFILLMMETLSAFLHALRLHWVEFQNKFYHGDGYKFRPFSFALINDEED